From the Plasmodium vivax chromosome 5, whole genome shotgun sequence genome, one window contains:
- a CDS encoding tubulin alpha chain, putative (encoded by transcript PVX_090155A), whose product MREVISIHVGQAGIQIGNACWELFCLEHGIQPDGQMPSDQVVAGGDDAFNTFFSETGAGKHVPRCVFVDLEPTVVDEVRTGTYRQLFHPEQLISGKEDAANNFARGHYTIGKEIVDVCLDRVRKLADNCTGLQGFLMFNAVGGGTGSGLGCLLLERLAIDYGKKSKLNFCSWPSPQVSTAVVEPYNSVLSTHSLLEHTDVAIMLDNEAIYDICKKNLDIERPTYTNLNRLIAQVISSLTASLRFDGALNVDVTEFQTNLVPYPRIHFMLSSYAPIISAEKAYHEQLSVSEITNSAFEPASMMAKCDPRHGKYMACCLMYRGDVVPKDVNAAVATIKTKRSIQFVDWCPTGFKCGINYQPPTVVPGGDLAKVMRAVCMISNSTAIAEVFSRMDQKFDLMYAKRAFVHWYVGEGMEEGEFSEAREDLAALEKDYEEVGIETNEGEGEDEGYE is encoded by the exons ATGAGAGAAGTTATTAGCATTCACGTTGGTCAGGCTGGTATTCAAATTGGAAACGCTTGTTG GGAGCTGTTCTGCTTGGAGCATGGAATTCAGCCGGATGGCCAGATGCCCAGCGACCAGGTCGTGGCCGGGGGAGACGACGCCTTCAACACCTTCTTCTCGGAGACGGGCGCGGGCAAGCAC GTGCCTCGCTGCGTGTTCGTGGACTTGGAACCCACGGTGGTGGACGAAGTGCGAACGGGGACCTACCGCCAGCTGTTTCACCCAGAGCAGCTAATCTCCGGCAAGGAAGACGCAGCAAACAACTTCGCCAGGGGGCACTACACAATTGGGAAGGAAATCGTAGACGTCTGTTTAGATCGAGTGAGAAAGTTGGCGGACAATTGCACAGGGCTTCAAGGCTTTCTCATGTTCAATGCCGTGGGTGGAGGAACAGGAAGTGGTCTGGGATGTCTTTTGTTAGAAAGGCTAGCCATAGATTACGGGAAGAAATCGAAGTTGAATTTTTGCTCCTGGCCTTCCCCTCAAGTCTCCACAGCTGTGGTGGAACCATATAACTCGGTTCTGTCTACCCACTCTCTTCTAGAACACACAGATGTAGCGATTATGTTAGATAATGAAGCTATCTACGACATATGTAAAAAGAATTTAGATATTGAAAGGCCGACCTATACAAACCTAAACAGATTAATAGCTCAGGTCATTTCCTCGTTGACGGCTTCTCTCCGTTTTGATGGTGCCTTAAATGTAGACGTTACTGAATTTCAAACGAACTTAGTGCCCTACCCACGTATCCATTTCATGCTGTCGTCTTACGCCCCCATCATTAGCGCTGAGAAGGCATATCACGAGCAGCTGTCCGTTTCGGAAATTACAAACTCTGCATTTGAGCCTGCTTCTATGATGGCCAAGTGTGACCCTCGTCATGGCAAATACATGGCTTGCTGCCTAATGTACAGGGGTGATGTCGTGCCGAAGGATGTCAATGCTGCTGTTGCGACTATTAAGACTAAGAGGTCCATTCAGTTTGTTGACTGGTGCCCAACTGGATTCAAATGTGGTATTAACTACCAACCACCGACGGTTGTCCCTGGGGGAGATTTGGCCAAAGTGATGAGAGCCGTCTGCATGATAAGTAACTCCACTGCAATTGCTGAAGTGTTTTCTCGAATGGACCAGAAATTTGACCTCATGTATGCTAAGAGGGCGTTCGTACACTGGTACGTTGGAGAAGGTATGGAGGAGGGGGAGTTCAGTGAAGCCAGGGAGGACTTGGCCGCTTTGGAAAAGGACTACGAAGAGGTCGGCATCGAGACCAACGAGGGAGAAGGCGAAGACGAGGGCTACGAATGA